In a genomic window of Carassius gibelio isolate Cgi1373 ecotype wild population from Czech Republic chromosome A3, carGib1.2-hapl.c, whole genome shotgun sequence:
- the LOC127955603 gene encoding heme oxygenase 2 isoform X2 — MSAVRTEDAADGRSTANGRGVCDERGVTVLSPTDLSEMLAAGTKEVHEKAENTEFVKDFLKGRIRKELFKLGHVALFFTYSALEEQMERNKEHPHLAALYFPHELHRRDALARDLRYFYGEDWQNQISISPATQRYVERIRQIGRDQPALLVAHAYTRYMGDLSGGQVLRKVAQRAMKLPHTGEGLNFYQFDSIHSAKAFKQLYRSRMNELELDALTKQKIVEEAVLAFQFNIEIFGELEEAGKTLQDDVLDAAPVHGEMQGDISQCPYYAAKMAASDGSSYICQMAMTVLKNPSGQVLLAAWIAALAGLAAWYLM; from the exons ATGTCTGCCGTGAGGACAGAAGATGCTGCTGACGGGAGGAGCACAGCTAATGGACGAGGAGTGTGTGACGAGAGAGGCGTCACCGTCCTCAG CCCTACAGATCTCTCAGAGATGTTGGCGGCAGGAACCAAAGAAGTTCACGAGAAGGCCGAAAACACAGAGTTTGTCAAAGACTTCCTGAAGGGACGCATCCGcaaagagctctttaag ctCGGTCACGTGGCTTTGTTCTTCACGTATTCTGCGCTGGAAGAGCAGATGGAGAGAAATAAAGAGCATCCTCACTTGGCGGCGCTCTACTTCCCCCATGAGCTGCACCGGCGGGACGCTCTGGCTCGGGATCTGAGGTACTTCTACGGCGAGGACTGGCAGAACCAGATCAGCATCTCTCCCGCCACTCAGCGTTACGTGGAGCGCATCCGGCAGATCGGCCGGGACCAGCCCGCGCTTCTCGTGGCTCACGCTTACACCCGCTACATGGGCGACCTCTCGGGCGGCCAGGTGCTGAGGAAGGTGGCCCAGCGCGCCATGAAGCTGCCGCACACAGGAGAAGGCCTCAACTTCTACCAGTTCGACAGCATCCACAGCGCCAAGGCCTTCAAACAGCTGTACCGCAGCCGGATGAACGAGCTGGAGCTGGACGCACTCACCAAGCAGAAGATCGTGGAGGAAGCCGTCCTGGCCTTTCAGTTCAACATTGAG ATCTTTGGAGAACTAGAGGAGGCTGGAAAAACCCTTCAGGACGATGTTTTGGATGCCGCTCCGGTTCATGGAGAGATGCAAGGAGACATCAGCCAGTGTCCTTACTATGCGGCCAAAATGG CTGCCAGCGATGGATCATCTTACATTTGTCAAATGGCCATGACCGTGCTTAAAAATCCTTCCGGTCAAGTCCTATTGGCCGCCTGGATCGCTGCTCTAGCCGGATTGGCTGCTTGGTACCTCATGTGA
- the LOC127955603 gene encoding heme oxygenase 2 isoform X3 encodes MLAAGTKEVHEKAENTEFVKDFLKGRIRKELFKLGHVALFFTYSALEEQMERNKEHPHLAALYFPHELHRRDALARDLRYFYGEDWQNQISISPATQRYVERIRQIGRDQPALLVAHAYTRYMGDLSGGQVLRKVAQRAMKLPHTGEGLNFYQFDSIHSAKAFKQLYRSRMNELELDALTKQKIVEEAVLAFQFNIEIFGELEEAGKTLQDDVLDAAPVHGEMQGDISQCPYYAAKMAASDGSSYICQMAMTVLKNPSGQVLLAAWIAALAGLAAWYLM; translated from the exons ATGTTGGCGGCAGGAACCAAAGAAGTTCACGAGAAGGCCGAAAACACAGAGTTTGTCAAAGACTTCCTGAAGGGACGCATCCGcaaagagctctttaag ctCGGTCACGTGGCTTTGTTCTTCACGTATTCTGCGCTGGAAGAGCAGATGGAGAGAAATAAAGAGCATCCTCACTTGGCGGCGCTCTACTTCCCCCATGAGCTGCACCGGCGGGACGCTCTGGCTCGGGATCTGAGGTACTTCTACGGCGAGGACTGGCAGAACCAGATCAGCATCTCTCCCGCCACTCAGCGTTACGTGGAGCGCATCCGGCAGATCGGCCGGGACCAGCCCGCGCTTCTCGTGGCTCACGCTTACACCCGCTACATGGGCGACCTCTCGGGCGGCCAGGTGCTGAGGAAGGTGGCCCAGCGCGCCATGAAGCTGCCGCACACAGGAGAAGGCCTCAACTTCTACCAGTTCGACAGCATCCACAGCGCCAAGGCCTTCAAACAGCTGTACCGCAGCCGGATGAACGAGCTGGAGCTGGACGCACTCACCAAGCAGAAGATCGTGGAGGAAGCCGTCCTGGCCTTTCAGTTCAACATTGAG ATCTTTGGAGAACTAGAGGAGGCTGGAAAAACCCTTCAGGACGATGTTTTGGATGCCGCTCCGGTTCATGGAGAGATGCAAGGAGACATCAGCCAGTGTCCTTACTATGCGGCCAAAATGG CTGCCAGCGATGGATCATCTTACATTTGTCAAATGGCCATGACCGTGCTTAAAAATCCTTCCGGTCAAGTCCTATTGGCCGCCTGGATCGCTGCTCTAGCCGGATTGGCTGCTTGGTACCTCATGTGA
- the LOC127955603 gene encoding heme oxygenase 2 isoform X1, whose translation MCLSSQRSDPTQDTGMSAVRTEDAADGRSTANGRGVCDERGVTVLSPTDLSEMLAAGTKEVHEKAENTEFVKDFLKGRIRKELFKLGHVALFFTYSALEEQMERNKEHPHLAALYFPHELHRRDALARDLRYFYGEDWQNQISISPATQRYVERIRQIGRDQPALLVAHAYTRYMGDLSGGQVLRKVAQRAMKLPHTGEGLNFYQFDSIHSAKAFKQLYRSRMNELELDALTKQKIVEEAVLAFQFNIEIFGELEEAGKTLQDDVLDAAPVHGEMQGDISQCPYYAAKMAASDGSSYICQMAMTVLKNPSGQVLLAAWIAALAGLAAWYLM comes from the exons ATGTGTTTGAGCAGTCAGAGATCAGACCCAACACAAGACACTGGGATGTCTGCCGTGAGGACAGAAGATGCTGCTGACGGGAGGAGCACAGCTAATGGACGAGGAGTGTGTGACGAGAGAGGCGTCACCGTCCTCAG CCCTACAGATCTCTCAGAGATGTTGGCGGCAGGAACCAAAGAAGTTCACGAGAAGGCCGAAAACACAGAGTTTGTCAAAGACTTCCTGAAGGGACGCATCCGcaaagagctctttaag ctCGGTCACGTGGCTTTGTTCTTCACGTATTCTGCGCTGGAAGAGCAGATGGAGAGAAATAAAGAGCATCCTCACTTGGCGGCGCTCTACTTCCCCCATGAGCTGCACCGGCGGGACGCTCTGGCTCGGGATCTGAGGTACTTCTACGGCGAGGACTGGCAGAACCAGATCAGCATCTCTCCCGCCACTCAGCGTTACGTGGAGCGCATCCGGCAGATCGGCCGGGACCAGCCCGCGCTTCTCGTGGCTCACGCTTACACCCGCTACATGGGCGACCTCTCGGGCGGCCAGGTGCTGAGGAAGGTGGCCCAGCGCGCCATGAAGCTGCCGCACACAGGAGAAGGCCTCAACTTCTACCAGTTCGACAGCATCCACAGCGCCAAGGCCTTCAAACAGCTGTACCGCAGCCGGATGAACGAGCTGGAGCTGGACGCACTCACCAAGCAGAAGATCGTGGAGGAAGCCGTCCTGGCCTTTCAGTTCAACATTGAG ATCTTTGGAGAACTAGAGGAGGCTGGAAAAACCCTTCAGGACGATGTTTTGGATGCCGCTCCGGTTCATGGAGAGATGCAAGGAGACATCAGCCAGTGTCCTTACTATGCGGCCAAAATGG CTGCCAGCGATGGATCATCTTACATTTGTCAAATGGCCATGACCGTGCTTAAAAATCCTTCCGGTCAAGTCCTATTGGCCGCCTGGATCGCTGCTCTAGCCGGATTGGCTGCTTGGTACCTCATGTGA